GATTAAGCCTTCTCATATAGCGCGATACTCACCTGTGTGCCGGGGAATAGTGCAGATGGATACACCCACATTTCGTCTTCCCGAATGTACACCCGTTCATCCCCCGAGCGAATGTGTAAACGCCCGCTGTTTTCCTGGCAAATTTGTTTGACAATGTATAGACCCAGTCCCCGCGTATTGCCCCGCGAGACGGTTTTTTGTATCGCCATTTTTATTGCCTGTCCGTGCGACCAGTGCGCTGTATCGTGTCCCGTTGACAGGCTCTCGCGAATGCCAATGCCCAGGTCGCATACGCCGATGATCGCAAATTTTCTGTTCAATCTGTGATTGGTATAGCGCTGTGCGACTACAAACCCTTTATCTCCGCTGTGGTCCAGGATATTGTGACACAATTCGGCTACGACATTTTTGAATCCCGTAATTTCTCGCACGGTATAGTGCAGTTCTTCACTCAAGATGGCGCCGACCCGCGCTTCAATTACGCTCAGAACTTGCTCGATATCGCTTCGCTGCTCGATGGTCGTGATTTCCAACAAACTTTCGTTGTGTGTTCGCGACTGTCCCGTTTGTGGTACGCGCGCCACTGTTACATAAGATTTCAGTGCGTCAAATACTTTCATGCGGGTCAAATAACGCTCGACGTCTGAATTTTCGGGTAGTCGGCACGTAATATCCCAGTATTTGGCACTCAGATGCCGACCAATCAAACACAACATCCCCATGCCATAGGGATCGACAAAACCCAATTGCGACAGGTCCAGAACGATATTGTCTTCGTCTCGCTGTGACGAGAATGTCTCGAGATTGCGCAGTACATTGTCACAGGAGACAGCAGACAAGTTT
This is a stretch of genomic DNA from Gemmatimonadota bacterium. It encodes these proteins:
- a CDS encoding sensor histidine kinase codes for the protein MNNNTLAIAEQNLSAVSCDNVLRNLETFSSQRDEDNIVLDLSQLGFVDPYGMGMLCLIGRHLSAKYWDITCRLPENSDVERYLTRMKVFDALKSYVTVARVPQTGQSRTHNESLLEITTIEQRSDIEQVLSVIEARVGAILSEELHYTVREITGFKNVVAELCHNILDHSGDKGFVVAQRYTNHRLNRKFAIIGVCDLGIGIRESLSTGHDTAHWSHGQAIKMAIQKTVSRGNTRGLGLYIVKQICQENSGRLHIRSGDERVYIREDEMWVYPSALFPGTQVSIALYEKA